The Chryseobacterium phocaeense genome includes the window TTAAAGATCCTTTTTTTATAGGTACTTACAGTAGACATCCGGATATTCAGCTTATTGGCGATCTCCAAATTTCCGGTTCCGCTGGCAAGCAGATGGAAGATCTCATGCTCTCTTGCAGACAGCTTTTCTTCCGGGTTGCGTTGTTTATTCTGAATGAGAAGGCCTACCAGTTCACTTGGATAGTAATAGCCTTTCTCAACGACAGATTTTACAGCTCCCCGTATTTCTTCTTCGCTGCTTTGTTTACTAAGATATCCTTCGGCACCTTCACGGATGTACTGTATGGCAACATCCTTATCGTGTCCTGAAAATACAAGGATTTTCAGATCTTCCTGAATGTTTTTAAGTTCCGGAATCATTTTTTTGTATTGGGTTCCCGGCATATCGATATCCAGAAGAAGAAGGTCATAAGGCTGGGCGGCCAGATGACTCTTGACCTGCTCATAATTTTCGGCAAAATCTATGGCCAGCTCAGGATAAGCAGACTCCAACACCAGAGCGGTTCCCGCCCGTACTACATAATGATCATCAGCGATTAAGATTCTTTCATTCATAAAAATTTGGTTTTAATTGAGAGTTTTCGTCGATAATCTAACGGGAATCAGTTTGAAAAATAATCTTTTCAACGGATAATTCCGTATTCATATCGGAGGTTATTATATTTAGTTTTTTTATTTTTTTTAAACTTCAGGGATGGCCTGCTTTATATGGATATTTCTATTTTATCAGATCAGAATAAGACATATTGATCCTTAACAACGGCTTTGCAGTTTCCTGCGGAAGTCCTTTGTCAATAGTATTCCACGTGAAAGTTTTACGCTGTCTGTACATGTACGGAAACAAAATACAGAAAACGGGTTCAGGCCTTCATCCATACAAAAAATGATCTATGTTTCCTGCTTGATTAGGGCAGGGATGTGTTAATAATAATCATTGTACAGGTCGAAGTTTTTTTAAGCGGAGGGAATTCCAGAGCAATTTTTTTTCATGAAATATTTTGTGTTTTGGGCTTTGTCATTAAACAAATTTGGAATGAGCTGTAAAATTAGTGATTTTATGCACATAAAATATCATTGAAAATCATTTTTGACAGAGATTTTATCTGCATACCACGTAGGGATAGCAGGAAATGGTGATTTTATTTCATTTTATTGTGAAATATTTAGCTAAAAATCTGATTTCTTCTTTATTTTGAAAATAAAAAACCTCCCAAAAAAGGGAGGCGAATAAAAATTGACTGTATATTGAATAAGAATTCAATCATTATTTATTGTTTTCAAGCCATTTCAGCCTGCGCAGATCAGGAAGATGTTTCACTTTGAAATGCTCGAAAACAGCTGTAAATCCGTTTCCGTCCGGGCATGCGGCCATTAAACCTACCATAACTGGTGTATTGTCCTGCAGATGGGCATTACGCATCATTATGTAGTTTTTATCATCAAAAGAATAAAATATTTCCACAGCATCCAGTCTTCTGATGGCTTTGATCCAAACCTCAGAAGGTGTTTTGTCCAGAGTGATGACACTCCAATCGCTGGTTCCGTGGGTAACTACAGTACTGAGGTTGTATTTCCCGTCCACGAATTCGATACCGGCTTTTATATAATTTTCTTTGTCTGTCCGTAGCATAAGCCCCATCTGGTCAAACCTGGCTTTATACTGTCCGCTGATCTTTACTTTTGCCTCAAACTCTCCTCCGTAGGTTGCATAATAAAAAGGAGCGTCATCTACCGTAAATCCATAATGCGAAATTCTCCAGTAGTCACTTTGAGGAGTCACAGTCATTGATAAACTGTTATTTTTAATCTCCCATTTTTCAGGCTCATTGAACCAGCTCATCTTTTCCAGGGTCTGTGCAAAGACTTGCTGGGCCGTGAAAAACATGCATACACTTAAAATCAATCTTTTCATCCTCTTTAGCTGGGCGTAAATTATTATTTTAGCAAAAGTAAAATTAAACCCATATTCTGCCAATACTGATAAATAACCATTTATGGAGATCATAGACAAACTGAACAGTCGTCTTCTTGACAGGGCAGCCGTGAAATGTGAGCTCGATACTGAAGTGTATAAACTCCGGGCATTGATCTATATGCAGATGGAAGGCGCAATAGCTGTTTTAAGTGATATGCAGGCGGATAAAAGCTATGTGTATAAATCTGCAGCGGCACTTGAACTGGGGTTGACTATGGAAGATAATCCTGCCGAGATTAATTCTATCTGGGAAGAAGAGATTATTAAAAAAATACATCCGGAGGACCGTCTGAAAAAATACATCCACGAGCTAAGATTTTATGAACTTATGGAGTCTATGGACGCAGAGGTCCGTGCAGAATACGGTGTTCTTTCAAAAATCAGGATGAAAGATAAAAATGACCGGTACAGGCTGGTGAAGCACCGGATGTTTTATATCTATTCCCCGGATAATGGAAAACTTAGATTTGCCCTTTGCCTTTATCATATTGCAATCGATCAGTCCCAGCCCCTGATTCCCGATTTCATGACTATTAACACTGCTAAAGGACAGATCGTAGCAAAAGACAAACTGGATTATAAAACCATCCTTTCCAAAAGAGAACTTCAGGTGCTGAAATATGTAGGTGAAGGCTATGCCAGTAAAGAAATTGCAGAATTTTTATCCATAAGCATCAATACCGTAAGCAGACACCGCCAGAATATTCTTGAAAAGCTGAATGTGAAGAATTCCGTGCAGGCATTCAAAGACAGTTTTTATTAATTTCTACCGGATATTTCCTGAACATCCGAAAAGTTCACCGTGTTTTTTTTATTCTTATCTTTAAATTTATAGATTAAATTTCTACTATAAACCAATGATGATAATGAAAAGAAGCAAAGAAATTACCGGACAGTATTTTGATTTTCTTGAAAAGCACATCCGGGATGTGCTTTCCGGAGTGACCCCTGAATTTATGGAACTCAATGAAATTGCAGGTCAACTTGCGATTTCCCACACGCATCTTACCGATACCATAAAAAAAGAGAAAGGGAAGCATCCATGTTATTTTTATGACGAAAAAATTATCCACGAAGCTAAAACGATGATAAGAGATTCCGAACTTTCTATTGCGGAAATTGCAAGAATTTTCACTTATGATCCCTCTAATTTTTCCAAGTTTTTTAAGAAAATGACTGGGATTACTCCCGGGGAATTCAGGAAAAGCAACAGGGAGACAGTATAAAACACTTAACATATTCATGTTTTTTTAGAGAAAGACACTATCCTGGGAATTTTTTTCTATTTAAAAATTTAAGAAAAGTTTCAGTTGTAAAAAATAATATTTTAGTAATGAGGCAATTGTAAAAACATTTGTCTTTTTTTGTGATTTATTTAGAAATAGAGATTTATTACTGTCTTTTTTTTGTTAATTTTAGGTTCAGATAAAAACTAATTAATTATCAAAACGGGTGATTGGAGGTATTGATAGGTAAAATAATTTGATTAAAAGATTATAAGACAAAGCGTATTATTTAAAAGGCCATATTTTAAATACCATAGATTTTGCAAGCTTTAAATAATTATATATTTGTTTCTTCAAACAACTAAACACTAACAACTAATATTAACAACTAACACTAACAGAACATTAAGGATGAGTATTGATTTTACAACAGCAACATTTAAAGATTTTGAGAACATTCCGGATTATGATATTGCTCAGAGAGCAGATTATTTTTATGAATTTCTTGATCACATGAAGTCCAGGGGACACATGAATTACAGACTAAAAAATACTTCAGGAAGTAATGCAACATTAAATATAGATATTGCCAACCAGAATAATGAGTATGTAAGCTTTGTTTCCAGCGATTATCTCGGTTTTACACAGCATCCTAAAGTAAAGCAGGCGGCCATCGAAGGAATAGAGAAATACGGAACGGGTACAGGAGCATCACCCCTTATCGGCGGATATTTTGATTATCATAGCGCGATAGAAAAAAAGATCGCTGAATTTTTTGGAAGAAAGGAAGAGGAAGTGATCTTGTTCACTACCGGTTATGCCGCTAACAGTGCTACTTTACAGATCCTTATGCAGAAAGAGGATATTGCTATTTTAGACATGGGAGTGCATGCCAGTGTACATGAAGGATGTGCTTTTACCAATAAAAAAACATTTCCGCACAATAATTTGGAAGCTTTGGAACATATTTTGAAGGTATGTGAAAATACGTACCGTACAAAGCTTGTTATAGTAGATGGAGTTTATTCCCAGGAAGGGGATGTCTCGCGCGCTAAAGAAATATATGCTCTTGTAAAAAAATACAATGCCTATCTCATGGTAGATGACGCCCATGGCGTTGGGGTCATGGGAAAAACCGGAAGAGGAGCCCTTGAGGACGACGGTTTACTGGATAAGGTAGATTTTATAACAGGAACGTCCAGCAAGACTTTCGGTAACCTTGGGGGATACGTAATTGCTAATAAGAAAATAGCATCATTCCTGAAGTTCCAGTCGAGACAGCATATTTTCTCAGTAACAGCCCCTCCTTCTTCCTTCGGAATTTTAAAAGCCATTGATTTGATTGATGAAGAACCGTTCTGGATGGAGAAATTGTGGGATAACATCAATTATTTCAAAACAGGGCTTAATGATTTAGGGTTAGATACCGGAATTACCTGTTCAGCAATTATTCCCGTGAAAATAGGAGATCAGAACAAGATGTGGGATATTGGCAGAATATTGCTTGAAGCAGGGGTGTATACCAATCCTATTATGTATCCTGCCGTAGCCAGAAAAGATGCGCGCATCAGAATGACTGTAACAGCCCGACACGAAAAAGAACATCTAGACAAAACACTGAATGTCTTTGATGATATTAATAAAAAATTGCATATTGCAAAAAAATAATAAATTATGCCCAGAAAAGTAGTGCAAGGCCCCATCAGGGACAAAGAAAAAACAAAGCAAAAGCTGCTTGTAGCAGTTGGAAAAATTTTAAGAGTGAAAGGATACTCAGGTCTGAAAGTAAGTAAGATTGCAGCGGTAGCCGGTTTCGACAAAAAGCTTATTTATGAGTACTTTGGAAGTACGGATAAGCTTATTGACGAATATATCAAGTCTCAGGATTACTGGAGTAAATTCAGCCCGGATATCGAAGAAGAAGTACAGGTTGGAAAAGGTAAGGAGGCTTTAACTCAAGGGATTCTGATGCAGTTTGAAAGTCTTAAGAAAAATAAGGAACTGCAGAAAATTATTCTTTGGGAGCTTTCTGAAAGCAAGCCGATACTTAAAAATATCCTTAAGCAAAGAGAAGATGTTGCTGCTAATTTATTTGAAAATGTAACAGATCCTTATTTCGGGGAAAATGCTACTAATGTAAGAGCCATGCTGGCTTTAATTGCGGCAGGTGTTTATTATCTGAACTTATTTCCTGCATATAACGGAACCGAATTCTGTGGGATTGATATGAGAACAGAAGAAGGAAGAGGTGAGGTTCAAAAAGTGATCGTAGAGATTATAGACCACTACTACAAAACCAAAAAAGCAAAAGATTGATCGTTAAAAGTTTTCCAATTTTACCAAAAGTAAGTTTTTGTGCATAATTTGAAAACTTTTAATTTTCAGATTAAAACTATATTTCTTATTTTTGACCAATGGAAAATTTTATCGTATCTGCAAGAAAATACCGCCCCCAGCAGTTTGACACTGTCGTAGGGCAATCTCACATTACAGATACTTTAGAACATGCCATTGGAGAAAACCAGTTGGCTCAGGCCTTACTTTTCTGTGGTCCGCGGGGTGTGGGTAAAACTACATGTGCCAGAATTCTGGCCAGAAAGATCAATGAAAAGGACGGCTCTGTTTCAGAAGACGGCTTCGCCTATAACATCTATGAACTGGATGCGGCGTCCAACAACTCTGTGGATGACATCAGGGAACTGATAGATCAGGTCCGCTTTGCGCCTCAGGTAGGTAAATATAAAGTTTATATTATCGATGAGGTGCACATGCTGTCTTCTGCAGCCTTCAATGCTTTCCTTAAAACACTTGAGGAGCCCCCTGCCCACGCTATTTTTATTCTCGCAACTACAGAGAAGCACAAGATTATCCCTACCATTTTATCAAGATGTCAGATTTATGATTTCAAGAGAATCACCATTGAAGATATTCAGGGACATCTCAGAAACATCGCCCAGAAGGAGAGTATCCGGTATGAAGATGATGCTTTATATCTCATTGCCCAGAAAGCGGATGGCGCCTTAAGAGATGCACTTTCTATTTTCGACAGGCTTTCCACATTTTCCCAGAAAAACATTACACTGGCCAAAGCTGCTGAAGTACTCAATATCCTTGACTATGATCAGTATCTTAACATTGTAGACCTGGCCAAAGAAAACAAAATTCCGGAAGTGCTTTTTGCCTTCAATGAAATTGTTAAAAAAGGCTTTGATCCCCATATTTTTATAGCAGGTTTAGGAAATCATTTCAGGGACCTCATGATGGCACAGAACCCCGGAACCATAGAGCTTATAGAAGTAGGGGAGAAGACCAAGGTGAAATTTGTAGAGCAAAGTCAGAAATGGAATGCCCAGCAGCTGATCGACGGAATTGAGATCTGTAATCATGCGGATATCAATTATAAAAATTCCAAGAATCCAAGACTTACAGTAGAAATTGCATTGATGCAGCTGTCTTCCCTGACAGCTAATCCAGGCGATACTAAAAAAAAAAGTTCCTGATATTAGCACCGTTTCTCAGTGAAAAGCAGGAAGTGAAAATTCCTGAAAAAGCTCCGGAGAAAAAAGAGGTTATTAAGGAAGTTCCTACACAGCAGGCTGAAACCATCCAGGAAGTCTCTGTAAAAACCACCAAACCTTTATCAAGACAAGGAATCTCTTCAGGGTTCAGCATTAACTCTTTTCTGAATAAAGAAGAGAAAGAGGTAAAAGAAGAAATGGTAGCTGTAAAAACAGAAAATCTTCCCAAAAATCATTTTACTGAAACAGACCTGCAGATGGAATGGAATCTGATGCTGAAGCAGCTTCGGAACAAAAATACTTTCATTTTCAATGCAGTGAAAACTTTCAAGCTGATCAAAGCAGGGGAGAATGTCATTAAGGTTTTATACCCTTCAGATTCTGCCAAAGTTGAATTTGACAAAATAGCCGGAGAATTTTTTAATCATTTCAGAACCAAAGTTCACAATCATGCTATTGAGATAGATTATCAGAGAGATTTTGATAACCTCAAAATTGAAGTGATGACCAAAAGAAAAATCTTTGAAAAATTCATGGAGAGAAATCCGCTTCTGAAAGATCTGGATGATCTGATGAAGTTTGATCTGACCTGATTTTTTGTATTGATCATAATTTTTTTTTGTCAGATTAAGTTTTTTTATATCTTTGTCAAAGATTTTTGTTAAAATTAGATTTTTGACAAAAGCAAATCAGATTAAAACTAAACAACAGAAGTTTCAGAATCCAGTGGAAAAATCGTTTATCCCATCTCTGTCTCAGTTTGTACCCGCTAATTTCTTTAGCGGTTATTTTAGTTTTTCTGCTTTCTATTATAGAAATTTCAGAACGTATTACCGATTTTATTGGTATTACTAACTGAATTTCTTTCCAAAAAATACTGGAGAAGTAAAGTCCTTTTATTTTCCTGATTCCTTTAAACAATTTTGAACGGCATTTTTTGAAAAGAATTATAAAAATAAATTTTATAATGAAAGGACTATTGCTGTTATCTTAAAAATAAAAAAAAACAATAAATTTAAAAATATGAATTTAAAAGATGTAAAAAACGAGTGGATCAACGAGCTTTCACAGCCATTAATGATCGTGGGACCATGCAGTGCGGAAAGTGAGGCTCAGATGCTTGAAACCGCTAAAAGAATAAGGGAAACCAATGCACAGGTTCCTATCTTCCGTGCAGGAATCTGGAAGCCCCGCACCAAGCCGAATGGCTTTGAAGGAGTAGGTGTAATTGGTTTGAACTGGCTTAAGAAAGTAAAAGAAGAATACGGATTCAAGACAGCTACAGAGGTAGCGAATGCCCACCACGTATTTGCAGCTCTGGAAGCTGATGTGGATGTTCTTTGGATTGGGGCCCGTTCTACGGTAAATCCTTTTACCGTTCAGGAAATTGCCATGGCTTTGAGAGGAACAAATAAGCCGGTATTTGTGAAAAATCCTGTAAATCCGGATCTGGCTTTATGGATTGGAGCTTTGGAAAGACTTTTAGGACAGGATATTAAAAACCTTGGGGTGATCCACAGAGGATTTTCAACATACCAGAAAACAAAATACAGAAATAACCCGAACTGGCAGATCGCTCTTGATTTCAAAAGCCAGTTTCCCAATATTCCGATGCTGATAGATCCTTCTCACATCTGTGGAAACAGGACAGGTCTTGCAGATGTTACCCAGGAAGCATTGAACGTAGGATACCAGGGAGCCATTATTGAAACCCACTGTAATCCGGATGAAGCATGGAGCGATGCATCTCAGCAGATCACACCGGAAGTATTGGCAGAACTGATCGGAAACTTAAAGGTAAGAAATTCAGGTCTTGCAGGTTTTGATAACGAGATGGGAAGACACAGAACCCTGATCTCCGATCTTGACTTTCAGCTGATTGAACTTCTTTCCCAAAGAATGAAGATCTCCGAAAAGATCGGTAAGCTTAAAAAAGAGAATGATATTGCTATTTTCCAGCCTGAAAGATGGAAAGTAATTACAGAATACGCCACGCAGAAAGCCAGGGAAACAGGAATGTCTCAGGAATTTATTGAGAAGGTTTTCAAAGCAATCCACGAAGAATCTATTGAAGTACAGAATAGTATTATGATTAATAGATAGACTGAAGGAGTTTAAATATCAGGGTGCGGAATCACTATAAGTTCCGGATCCGTGTAAATAACAGGGCTTAGGGCATCTGGATTAAAGGAAAATATATGATTTGTTTTCAAGTATATCCGGAACCCTAAGCCCTAATTCCTTATATTTGCATCCATATTATCTATGAAAGGAAAAATCATAAAATCTACAGGCAGCTGGTATCAGGTCATGGAATTCGAAACAGACAAAATTTTCGAAGCCAGGATTCGTGGTAAATTCAAACTGATTAAAACAAGGCTTACCAATCCGCTTGCTGTAGGAGATTTTGTGGAATTTCAGCTCGAAACCGACGGTATTGCCTGGATCACCAAAATAGATCCACGTACCAACTATCTGATCAGAAAATCGGTTAACCTTTCAAAAGAGGCCCATATTATTGCTTCCAATATAGATCTGGCGTGTTTTATTTTTACGCTGAAACATCCGGAAACCTCACTGGGCTTCCTTGACCGGTTTCTGGCATGCTGCGAGGCTTATAATATCAAACCTCTTATTCTGTTTAATAAGATTGATGTTCTGAATGATGAAGAAATAGAATTGGTAAAAGATATCGAATTTCTTTATCAGGAAATAGGGTATGACACGCTGGAAATATCATCGTATTCCAAACTCAATTTCGATGAGCTTCAGGAAATTCTAAAAGATAAAACATCTGTGTTTTTTGGTCATTCAGGGTGTGGAAAGTCTACATTAGTGAATGCTTTGCAGCCCGGCCTGAATTTAAAAACTTCTGAAATTTCGGATTCCCATTTAAAAGGAAAGCATACCACTACCTTTGCCCAGATGCATTTCTGGGATTTTGGCGGAAACGTCATCGATACCCCCGGTGTCCGTGAGTTTGCAATGATTGACATTGAAAAAGAGGAAGTCCAGCATTATTTCCCGGAGATTTTCAAAAAGAGGGAAGAGTGCAAGTTTCACAACTGTCTTCACATCAACGAACCCAAATGTGCTGTCCTGGCTTTACTTGAAACCGGAGAAATTCAGCATTCCCGTTATGCTACCTATGTAAAGCTGATGGAAGAAGCGGAAGAAGCTTCCCAGAAATAAACTACCTGCAACCAAAACTTTTATCTTTACTTTGATTACATGAGTTAATCTGAGAATATCTGCCTGTTTATTTTTACAAAAAGATGCCGGGCTCCATAAAGGATATTCCGGATTTACAATAATTCTACTTTTACGGTCATTAATTCTGCCAAAAATGGCAGTATTCTCTCATCAATTTTTTTCTTAATACAAAAGACGAAAAAAATATCAAAAAATTAATATTATCTCATTGATTGAAATAGAAGCAATAATGTATTAATATGCTTTTATTGGGTTTCAAAAATTATCAAATCCTCAATAATAAAGTTGATTTTTTGTCAATAAAAAACCCAGCCGAAGCTGGGTAAAAACTAATAACCATGAAAACTCAAATTAAACATGAGAATCGTAATAGAATTAACAATTACTGTGCCAAAGTTTTTTCGCCATTTCTTAATAAAAGTTATTTTTATGTTAAAAAAAATTTAAAATAAAAATCAAAGATATTTTTTGTAATTTTGCGCCATTAAAAAAATATACATTTATGTCTAACATTACATTCACTATGATTAAGCCTGATGCAGTTGCAGACGGACATATCGGTGCTATATTAGGAAAGATCGCAGAAGGAGGTTTTAAAATCAAAGCTTTAAAATTAACTCAACTTACGGTAGCTGATGCTAAAAAATTCTATGAAGTACACGCTGAAAGACCATTTTACGGTGAGCTGGTAGACTTCATGAGTTCAGGTCCTATTGTTGCTGCTGTTTTGGAAAAAGATAATGCGGTAGAAGACTTCAGAACATTGATCGGTGCTACAAACCCTGCAGAAGCAGCAGAAGGTACCATCAGAAAGATGTTTGCAAGAAGTATTGGTGAAAATGCTGTTCACGGTTCGGATTCCAACGAGAATGCGCTTATCGAAGCTCAGTTCCATTTTTCAGGAAGAGAGATTTTCTAAGAAAAACTACCTTGAAATATAAAAGCCAGAGATTTTTCTCTGGTTTTTTTGTGCCATATTGTCTGATCATGTGGTGTTTATAGATTGTTTTCCACAGCGTTCACCTTTTCTCTGTGCAGTTCGAGAGGCTTGTCCAGCAATACAGCAATTACTGTCATGTTTTTGTCAAGTCTGTCTTTCGGAAGGTCAATATATATAATCCCGGGTGTATCGCTCCAGTATAGTTTGCTGTATATACTGTGACTAATGATAGATCCGTCACCCACCACCCTGGTTCTCGCAATATTATTTTTTATTCCTTTTAAAGCTACCGGGCCGGTTGGTGTGCCTTCTACAAAAAGATAAAGCGTCTGTCTGTCTTTGGAAAGAGCACTCATTCCGGAATAATGTCCTTCAGGAAGACCTTTGCCTGTGTCATAAAGTGCTTCAGCATGCCGGCTGATCCATTGAAGGGTTTCCGGATTTGTTTTTGCCGTCTTAGGAATCTTCATGGCCTGTCCGTCGCCTGTAATTCCTGATCGATCCAGCAGGTTGTTTCCATTGTGAAGCGCATCTGCAAGGTCATAAGCTGCTGTTTTTGAATTCTTATTTTCCAGAATGTTATTGAGGGAGGACGAATTGTGCTTAAAATTGGCCACGAAAACAGGAGAGTCTTTGAAAACCAATTCTACTGTGGTCACATCCTGGTCGAATTTAATACCTGACAGGTCTATCGTCATTGTGGTTTCATGGTCAAAAGAAAAATTTACCCCGACATTTTCATCACCTATAATTTTCACAGCATCAGGCCGGGTCAGGAGACCATGGACCTTAACGAAATCTTTAGCTTCTTCAATGTAAAGGAAGACCGATTTCTTTGTTTCTGAAACAGCTGACTTTCCTTTATAATTTTCAAAGGGAATGCCATGGCTGGTTCCATAAATAGCCCTTTTGTTTTTTGAGGTCCACCTTCCAAGGTTTTTTAACATTTCAACCTGCCTTTCATCAATAGTTCCATCAGATTTAGGCGCGATACCGAGAAGCAGATTTCCTCCCATACTGATGATATCTGCCAGCGTTCTGATAATCATATTCGGAGTCTTATAATGGTGGTCGTAAGGCTGATATCCCCATGAATCATTCATCGTATAGCAAAGTTCCCAATACCGGCTCTGCGGCCTTACTACAGGTATTCCCTGTTCGGGAGTCTCATAATCGCCGTGATGGTTAAGCCTTGAATTGATAATAATATCAGGATTATTTTTTTTAAGGAGGCTTAAAGTCTGAGGAGCCTGCCACTCTTCAGAAGTGTGTTCCCAGTCACCATCGAACCATAAGAGATCAGGCTGATACTGAGAAGAAAGCTCTGCTAATTGGGTCTGATAATATTGAACGAACCGGTTCCAGCGTTCCGGATCATTTTTTATGTCATACCGCTTTTTTGTACGGGTATTGATATCGTAATACGGGTGACTCCAGTCAGGAAGGGAAAAGTATAGCCCTGTTTTCAGCCCTGTTTTTTTAAGGCTAGTAACAAAAGGTGTAAGCACATCTTTTTTAGCGGAGGAATGCTGTGGAATGGTGACAGCCTTTTCAGCTTTTGAATTCCATAACGAAACTCCGTCGTGATGCTTGGCGGTTATGACGGTGTATTGAGCACCGGATTCCTTAATTAATTGAGTCCATTGGTCCGGTTGGTATGCTGAAGCGTAAAAACCGTTCAGCTGCTTCATATAATTTTCATGGTTGATATAATTGTTAAAGAAAGCCCAGGACTCGGAAATACCATCCACGGAGTAAATTCCCCAGTGAATAAAGATTCCCAGCTTAGCATTTTTAAACCATTCCATTTTTTTGGGTTCTTCCGGTTTTATTTGTGCATGAATATGGGATGCAGACAGTATTAATCCTAAGAAAACGGCTTTGTTTAACCTGTTTTTCATTGTTTAATTTATTTTGATGTTAAATATAAATAAACAAGAGCTAATTTTTTTGAATTCTATGTTGAATCTTATAGTTATTGTTAAAAATATTAATAATAACTTTTGTATTTTAAAATGTTTTATATGGAAATATTGTATTTTTAGCAGGATCATAAATGGAATACTTCTTGTAAGTTCCATGAAAAGAAATGTTATGAAAATTCCAGCATTAGTAATGGCCAGCCTGCTGGCGGTAAGCGTATCGGCGCAGACCACAAAACCTGTAAAAAAAGTGAAAAAGCCGGTTAAGAAAGTAAAAAAGGCAGAGCCTGTAAAGACAAAAGAAACTGCCCAGACTAAATTTGTTCCTAAAAAAGATACCATTCTCGGCCATGGGGGAGGCTGTCCTGCCTGTGGAATGGGATAAAATATGAAAAAGCCATTGTTAGGACTTTCTATGATGCCGGAACCGGATTTCGTTTCCGCCATCCTTCCCATCCTTCAGGATCATTCCGTAGATGTACTGGAATGGTCTTTTGATACGCTCTATGATTTGGAAGAATCTGAATGGCTTTCCGGGCTTCTGGATTTCTATGCGGAGAACAACAGGCTTCTGGGGCATGGTGTTTATTACTCTCTTTTTGATGCCAGGTGGACAGAAAGGCAGGAAATCTGGCTTGAAAAATTAAAAAAAGAGGTTCAGCACAGAAACTACAACCATATTACGGAACATTTCGGTTTCATGAATACCGAAAATTTTCATCAGGGTGTTCCTTTGCCCGTTCCGCTTCACCCCAAAACCCTGCAGATAGGAAAAGACAGGCTCCTGAGGCTTCAGGACGCTGTAGAAATCCCGGTTGGCATAGAGAATCTTGCCTTCTCATTCTCTGTGAATGATGTAAAAGAGCAGGGAGAATTCCTTGACAAGCTTATAGAAGATATTGACGGATTTCTTATTCTTGATCTTCATAATATCTACTGCCAGTCCTGTAATTTTGAAACAGATATGTTAGAAATAATCAGGATGTATCCTTTGGAAAAAGTGAAGGAAATTCATCTGTCCGGAGGAAGCTGGCAGGAAAGTGCATATGGAAAAAAGCCTGTAAGAAGGGATACCCATGATGAGCGTATTCCGGAGGACATAT containing:
- a CDS encoding chorismate mutase, with product MNLKDVKNEWINELSQPLMIVGPCSAESEAQMLETAKRIRETNAQVPIFRAGIWKPRTKPNGFEGVGVIGLNWLKKVKEEYGFKTATEVANAHHVFAALEADVDVLWIGARSTVNPFTVQEIAMALRGTNKPVFVKNPVNPDLALWIGALERLLGQDIKNLGVIHRGFSTYQKTKYRNNPNWQIALDFKSQFPNIPMLIDPSHICGNRTGLADVTQEALNVGYQGAIIETHCNPDEAWSDASQQITPEVLAELIGNLKVRNSGLAGFDNEMGRHRTLISDLDFQLIELLSQRMKISEKIGKLKKENDIAIFQPERWKVITEYATQKARETGMSQEFIEKVFKAIHEESIEVQNSIMINR
- the rsgA gene encoding ribosome small subunit-dependent GTPase A: MKGKIIKSTGSWYQVMEFETDKIFEARIRGKFKLIKTRLTNPLAVGDFVEFQLETDGIAWITKIDPRTNYLIRKSVNLSKEAHIIASNIDLACFIFTLKHPETSLGFLDRFLACCEAYNIKPLILFNKIDVLNDEEIELVKDIEFLYQEIGYDTLEISSYSKLNFDELQEILKDKTSVFFGHSGCGKSTLVNALQPGLNLKTSEISDSHLKGKHTTTFAQMHFWDFGGNVIDTPGVREFAMIDIEKEEVQHYFPEIFKKREECKFHNCLHINEPKCAVLALLETGEIQHSRYATYVKLMEEAEEASQK
- a CDS encoding nucleoside-diphosphate kinase — translated: MSNITFTMIKPDAVADGHIGAILGKIAEGGFKIKALKLTQLTVADAKKFYEVHAERPFYGELVDFMSSGPIVAAVLEKDNAVEDFRTLIGATNPAEAAEGTIRKMFARSIGENAVHGSDSNENALIEAQFHFSGREIF
- a CDS encoding alpha-L-fucosidase translates to MKNRLNKAVFLGLILSASHIHAQIKPEEPKKMEWFKNAKLGIFIHWGIYSVDGISESWAFFNNYINHENYMKQLNGFYASAYQPDQWTQLIKESGAQYTVITAKHHDGVSLWNSKAEKAVTIPQHSSAKKDVLTPFVTSLKKTGLKTGLYFSLPDWSHPYYDINTRTKKRYDIKNDPERWNRFVQYYQTQLAELSSQYQPDLLWFDGDWEHTSEEWQAPQTLSLLKKNNPDIIINSRLNHHGDYETPEQGIPVVRPQSRYWELCYTMNDSWGYQPYDHHYKTPNMIIRTLADIISMGGNLLLGIAPKSDGTIDERQVEMLKNLGRWTSKNKRAIYGTSHGIPFENYKGKSAVSETKKSVFLYIEEAKDFVKVHGLLTRPDAVKIIGDENVGVNFSFDHETTMTIDLSGIKFDQDVTTVELVFKDSPVFVANFKHNSSSLNNILENKNSKTAAYDLADALHNGNNLLDRSGITGDGQAMKIPKTAKTNPETLQWISRHAEALYDTGKGLPEGHYSGMSALSKDRQTLYLFVEGTPTGPVALKGIKNNIARTRVVGDGSIISHSIYSKLYWSDTPGIIYIDLPKDRLDKNMTVIAVLLDKPLELHREKVNAVENNL
- the chrA gene encoding MNIO class RiPP chryseobasin precursor ChrA, with protein sequence MKIPALVMASLLAVSVSAQTTKPVKKVKKPVKKVKKAEPVKTKETAQTKFVPKKDTILGHGGGCPACGMG
- the chrH gene encoding MNIO family chryseobactin maturase; amino-acid sequence: MKKPLLGLSMMPEPDFVSAILPILQDHSVDVLEWSFDTLYDLEESEWLSGLLDFYAENNRLLGHGVYYSLFDARWTERQEIWLEKLKKEVQHRNYNHITEHFGFMNTENFHQGVPLPVPLHPKTLQIGKDRLLRLQDAVEIPVGIENLAFSFSVNDVKEQGEFLDKLIEDIDGFLILDLHNIYCQSCNFETDMLEIIRMYPLEKVKEIHLSGGSWQESAYGKKPVRRDTHDERIPEDILNILPEVLSLCPNLDYIIIERLGHTLKTEAEQRIFFDDFERVKKIISKAGYPSGQNKIWRKKKIREHSEPVEDHLLYDEQTKLTQLLFNGTDTHSIKDQDFYYFKPENWDEEMIITAQKIIKKWNPY